A genomic stretch from Falco cherrug isolate bFalChe1 chromosome 3, bFalChe1.pri, whole genome shotgun sequence includes:
- the FAM167B gene encoding protein FAM167B isoform X1, translating to MPFGQLKFKELGEEEPTWEQESLDGVKALAAKLKLQTRRPSYLEWEARVRGQPWCSRTPGGTWGARQGPGHPEDEQDGSVCGFATMEAALEWLRMELQEMQAVDQRLAQQLMRLRAQLHRLKVEQACHQHKEMLDDATFGLEGCEEDSDLLCNIPPKAAFLLSTPLKHIGVTRMNINSRRFSLC from the exons ATGCCCTTCGGCCAGCTGAAGTTCAAGGAGCTGGGCGAGGAGGAGCCCACCTGGGAGCAGGAGAGCCTGGACGGCGTGAAGGCGCTGGCGGCCAAGTTGAAGTTGCAGACACGGAGACCCTCCTACCTGGAGTGGGAAGCCCGGGTGAGGGGGCAGCCCTGGTGCAGTCGGACCCCcggggggacatggggggcaCGGCAGGGCCCTGGGCACCCTGAGGATGAGCAGGATGGCAGCGTCTGTGGCTTCGCCACCATGGAGGCGGCGCTGGAGTGGCTCAGGATGGAGCTG caggagatgcaggCTGTGGACCAGcgcctggcacagcagctgatGCGCCTGCGGGCGCAGCTGCACCGGCTGAAGGTGGAGCAGGCCTGCCACCAACACAAGGAGATGCTGGATGATGCCACCTTCGGCCTCGAAGGCTGTGAGGAAGACTCGGATCTGCTCTGCAACATCCCCCCCAAGGCTGCCTTCCTGCTCTCCACGCCGCTCAAGCACATCGGCGTCACCCGCATGAACATCAACTCCCGACGGTTCTCCCTCTGCTGA
- the FAM167B gene encoding protein FAM167B isoform X2: MPFGQLKFKELGEEEPTWEQESLDGVKALAAKLKLQTRRPSYLEWEARVRGQPWCSRTPGGTWGARQGPGHPEDEQDGSVCGFATMEAALEWLRMELEMQAVDQRLAQQLMRLRAQLHRLKVEQACHQHKEMLDDATFGLEGCEEDSDLLCNIPPKAAFLLSTPLKHIGVTRMNINSRRFSLC; the protein is encoded by the exons ATGCCCTTCGGCCAGCTGAAGTTCAAGGAGCTGGGCGAGGAGGAGCCCACCTGGGAGCAGGAGAGCCTGGACGGCGTGAAGGCGCTGGCGGCCAAGTTGAAGTTGCAGACACGGAGACCCTCCTACCTGGAGTGGGAAGCCCGGGTGAGGGGGCAGCCCTGGTGCAGTCGGACCCCcggggggacatggggggcaCGGCAGGGCCCTGGGCACCCTGAGGATGAGCAGGATGGCAGCGTCTGTGGCTTCGCCACCATGGAGGCGGCGCTGGAGTGGCTCAGGATGGAGCTG gagatgcaggCTGTGGACCAGcgcctggcacagcagctgatGCGCCTGCGGGCGCAGCTGCACCGGCTGAAGGTGGAGCAGGCCTGCCACCAACACAAGGAGATGCTGGATGATGCCACCTTCGGCCTCGAAGGCTGTGAGGAAGACTCGGATCTGCTCTGCAACATCCCCCCCAAGGCTGCCTTCCTGCTCTCCACGCCGCTCAAGCACATCGGCGTCACCCGCATGAACATCAACTCCCGACGGTTCTCCCTCTGCTGA